Genomic DNA from Telopea speciosissima isolate NSW1024214 ecotype Mountain lineage chromosome 2, Tspe_v1, whole genome shotgun sequence:
TATCAGTTCCGAAAAAGAAAGCACAGAGTCTGGAACAAAGTGTGCATAATCAACTTGGAGTAACTTAAGTTCACTCATTTTAGTAAATCCTTCGCTCTTCAAATAGCATTGGTTACTAGAACTACCTCCAAAGTCAATGCAGAGCCCTTCAACTTTATCCGTTCCctaaaacaaagaaatttaAATAAGTACACAAAAAACTTTGACAAGTACGAAATATTTCTCATGTTCACGGTGTTGGGTCAAATCTTGTGCTCTATGGATCACTTGTCAAATATTGGGCTTGGTGACCCAACATTGTAAAGGACCCCAACCAATCTTATTCTGAAATTTTAACCCAAAATGAGCATGTTATTTATATGCTCATACTGGGCTGAAACTTCACCATTGAATAATGAGTGCTTGATACTCTATAATGTGGACACCACCATGCCTACCACTACTGTGCGGCAACAAGTTCACCAACCTCTTATGACATTtcggtttaaaaaaaaagagagacaataTTCATATATCAAATTTATGAAACTTTaaagaatgaacatatgtgttATAGGTATTAGGACTATCAATCTTTCTCTCTTAATGGCAACTGCTTTCAGTGAAAATATATGGTTTGCTTATGCTTAAAAACATTAACAATAATtggaagaataaaataaagtgtACTGACCATTTGTAGGGAAcctatcttttctttctccaatATATGCAAGGCTTCCTCATGAGACCACAACCTACTACGCCTTCCCGGAACCTTGAGGTTTTCTCAACGAATGATTTCCTTTCCAAGATCTTTAAGTAGATCATGCATCTTTAGTTCATtattttcaccaatcttcaccAAAAACCTTTGGCAGAGAACCTTAATTCCTTCGTTAGGGTAAAACTTACGTTGTGTCCATATCAAACATGCAATATTTTTATCCATTCCATTGAAAAAGCATGCGATATCAAGAAATATTTCTTTCTCAAAATCCTTTAACCCATCATAACTTATTTTCAACTTTTCCAAAACTTCATCATCATGGGAATGATTATGCAACATCTCCAGTGTTTCTTGCCATACTGATTTTTCCATGCCCAATAAAGATGAACCTATAACCTTAAGAGCCAAGGGAAGCCCTCCAGTTTTCTTAACTATGTCTTTTGAGAGATCTAGATACTCCTCTGGTGGTTGGTCCTTTTTGAAGGCACACCTGGAAAATAGTTGAAGAGATTGATTTGGATCCATTTCAGGGGGCTCATATTTCCCATCCACTTCATGATGAACAAAGATACTCTCATCTCTCGTTGTGATTATAATCCTACTTCCCAAACCAACCCAATCACATTCCCCGACTAATGCATCTAATTGAGATTATTACATCATCAAGAACAATAAGAACTTTCTTACCGTGAAGTCTTTCTTTGATCATTTTAATTCCTCTACCTTCATTAGGGAAGTTGAATTTTGCTCCTTTCAATACATCATGGAGAAGTTGCTCTTGTAAACGGATAAGTGAGATAAGAGAAGTCTCTCGAACATTTTCAACAAAACTACATCCTTCCAAGTGATGTGAAATTTCATTGTAGACAACCCTGGCGATAGTTGTCTTGCCAATCCCACCTAGCCCCCACACTCCCACGATCTTTACATCATCTGGTTTAATGTTTAATAAGTTTCTCACTTTTTCTACATGAGACTGGATTCCAAGTAGGTCATCAGAAACAATTAGCGAATCTTTTTCCAATTCACTGGAAACTGTTGCAACAACTAATCGTACTAATGCTTTTTCATTCCTATCCAATTCAAATCAACAAGAAATAAGTAGTTGGCGAGAAGAGAAATTatacaaaaagagaaaggaaccaTAAATGTAACACCCCACATTTGTCATATGATTATTGTAATATTattttggatggttataagTATTTTATTGCTCTTgtgaatattttattattatttacatCACCATAGGAGTAGTTTGATGTTATTTAGCTTATTTCATATGAATTTGTTTGTATTATATTATCATTTAGTATGCAATGGCATAATTGTAATTATTCTCACGGTCGAATGCATAGGCATTTGAATTATTTAATatgttatatattttttaattattttatattattttaatgtgagatgtaatattttataattataatGTCATGtacattattttattattattgatgTTGTGATAGTTTGATATAATACATTCATGTATACATATAGTGTATAGTATATGGTTTCATTTTATATCTTATGCACTATGTGAATAGTACATCATATACATGTTTTATATAGTGTAACTGGGGATTAATTTATTAAGATAACATGGGATTAGTGGAGGCTATGTGGCAGCATCATGTATGAGATTATAAGTGGTGGCATTTTAAGGCCAGCCACCTAGCAACTCTTAATGAGGTGTCAAGAGTTCTAATAATTAGGTTTTAATGTGGCTTTGACCATGCTAA
This window encodes:
- the LOC122651421 gene encoding disease resistance protein L6-like, with amino-acid sequence MDPNQSLQLFSRCAFKKDQPPEEYLDLSKDIVKKTGGLPLALKVIGSSLLGMEKSVWQETLEMLHNHSHDDEVLEKLKISYDGLKDFEKEIFLDIACFFNGMDKNIACLIWTQRKFYPNEGIKVLCQRFLVKIGENNELKMHDLLKDLGKEIIR